In Hyla sarda isolate aHylSar1 chromosome 12, aHylSar1.hap1, whole genome shotgun sequence, a genomic segment contains:
- the LOC130296340 gene encoding G1/S-specific cyclin-D1-like: protein MDLLCLEVDTVRRAHVDSNLLTDRVLNNLLKAQETHCPCIHYFTSVQPDIQPYMRKMVATWMLEVCEEQKCEEEVFPLSMNYMDRYLSLVPIRKNRLQLLGATCMLLASKLKETIPLTAEKLRIYTDNAASIEDILNMEVLVLKELKWNMASVTPHDFIEHLLYKISLTDDTKQIVRKYAKTFMALCATELKFIVSPPSVLAAGTVAAAIRGLHLGNADGVLSSRCLTLSLSQVIQCDPDCLQACQEQIESLLESTLRHTSQETDSSPIMMSVVEETDPSSTPPHVSDVNI, encoded by the coding sequence ATGGATCTGCTCTGCTTAGAGGTGGACACGGTGAGAAGAGCCCATGTAGACAGCAACCTGCTGACTGACCGGGTGCTGAACAACCTGCTGAAAGCCCAGGAGACCCATTGCCCCTGCATCCACTACTTCACCTCCGTGCAACCGGACATCCAGCCCTACATGAGGAAGATGGTGGCCACATGGATGCTGGAGGTCTGTGAGGAACAGAAGTGTGAAGAGGAGGTTTTCCCACTCTCCATGAACTACATGGACAGATACCTTTCTCTTGTGCCAATAAGGAAAAACAGGTTACAACTGCTGGGGGCAACCTGCATGCTGCTGGCCTCCAAATTAAAGGAGACCATCCCTTTAACTGCAGAGAAACTTCGCATTTACACTGATAATGCTGCCTCCATAGAGGATATACTGAACATGGAGGTGTTAGTACTGAAAGAGCTGAAGTGGAACATGGCCTCCGTGACGCCTCACGACTTTATAGAACATTTGCTTTACAAAATATCATTGACTGATGATACCAAGCAGATCGTGCGCAAATACGCCAAGACCTTTATGGCTCTCTGTGCTACAGAGTTAAAGTTTATTGTCAGCCCTCCCTCCGTGCTAGCAGCTGGGACCGTGGCGGCCGCCATACGTGGTCTACATTTGGGCAATGCAGACGGCGTCTTATCTTCTAGATGCCTTACCCTGTCCTTATCGCAGGTCATCCAGTGTGATCCAGACTGTCTGCAGGCTTGTCAAGAACAGATCGAGTCACTCCTAGAGTCTACTTTGCGTCACACATCCCAAGAGACTGATAGCTCACCCATCATGATGTCCGTGGTAGAGGAGACAGATCCTTCCAGCACCCCACCCCATGTCAGCGATGTGAACATCTGA